Proteins from one Microbacterium sp. Root553 genomic window:
- a CDS encoding phage holin family protein: MRFIIRVVVNAFALWVVTLIPALQVQIRAFAPGETLQLVLTLLAVAAIFALVNTIIGTVVKIVAFPLYILTLGLIGFVINGFLLWLTAWITSGFGWGLTVGSFWWGVLAALIISLINGVFGFILRPQSKKQRRD, from the coding sequence ATGCGCTTCATCATCCGAGTCGTCGTCAACGCGTTCGCCCTCTGGGTCGTCACGCTGATCCCCGCCCTGCAGGTGCAGATCCGAGCGTTCGCGCCCGGCGAGACCCTGCAGCTCGTGCTGACCCTTCTCGCGGTCGCCGCCATCTTCGCGCTGGTCAACACGATCATCGGCACCGTCGTCAAGATCGTCGCGTTCCCGCTGTACATCCTGACCCTGGGGCTCATCGGCTTCGTCATCAACGGCTTCCTGCTGTGGCTCACCGCCTGGATCACGAGCGGCTTCGGCTGGGGCCTGACGGTCGGCAGCTTCTGGTGGGGTGTGCTCGCCGCGCTGATCATCTCGCTGATCAACGGAGTGTTCGGCTTCATCCTGCGCCCGCAGAGCAAGAAGCAGCGCCGCGACTGA
- a CDS encoding type II toxin-antitoxin system death-on-curing family toxin encodes MTRYLELPQAVGILEALGFHVRDIGLLSSALSRPGSSMFGVEAYAGLELKAASLLSSLSQNHPLFDGNKRFAWIMTMTFLELNGMIIDMDLETAFDLILRTAQSSASLEEIADSLRAHIR; translated from the coding sequence GTGACCCGTTACCTCGAGCTTCCGCAGGCGGTCGGGATTCTCGAGGCACTCGGCTTCCATGTCCGGGACATCGGCCTGCTGTCGTCGGCGCTCTCGCGCCCGGGGAGCTCGATGTTCGGTGTGGAGGCGTACGCGGGACTCGAGCTCAAGGCGGCGTCGCTGCTTTCATCGCTGAGCCAGAATCACCCCCTCTTCGACGGCAACAAGCGGTTCGCCTGGATCATGACCATGACCTTCTTGGAGCTCAACGGGATGATCATCGACATGGATCTCGAGACGGCGTTCGATCTGATCCTGCGAACCGCCCAGAGCTCCGCGTCACTCGAGGAGATCGCGGACTCACTTCGGGCACACATCCGCTGA
- a CDS encoding ribbon-helix-helix protein, CopG family has protein sequence MAMTVRLPEELDAQLNALAERRHTSKHALLIEAADRFLREEVTTEQAVTIARDVADRYSELMKKLEDA, from the coding sequence ATGGCGATGACGGTGAGACTTCCCGAGGAACTCGATGCCCAGCTGAACGCGCTCGCCGAGCGCCGACACACGTCCAAGCACGCGCTGCTCATCGAGGCCGCAGATCGTTTTCTCCGCGAGGAGGTCACCACCGAACAGGCCGTGACTATCGCACGTGATGTCGCCGATCGGTACTCGGAGCTGATGAAGAAGCTGGAAGACGCGTGA
- a CDS encoding histidinol-phosphate transaminase, protein MTDPILPRIRPAIAALAPYRQGKQAGPDAYKLSSNENPFEPLPSVAAALQHTTPINRYPDATATRLRERLGARYAVEPDQVHVAAGSVSILHQLILATASVDDEVVYAWRSFEAYPSLPLVAGATGVPVPLTAESRHDLDAMADAVTDRTRAIILCTPNNPTGPIITSDEFATFVERVPTDVLIVLDEAYAEFVTAPDAVDGLEERVFERHPNVVVLRTFSKAYGLAGLRIGYAIGNEKVLDAARTTGIPLSVTSAAENAAIASLDAEAELFERVAVIVERRTRLLEGLRAQGWDVPDTQANFIWLPTGERTESVAAAFVAADLIVRPFPGDGIRISVGEEASVDRVLEVAARLR, encoded by the coding sequence GTGACCGACCCGATCCTGCCGCGCATCCGTCCCGCCATCGCCGCCCTCGCGCCGTATAGACAGGGCAAGCAGGCAGGCCCCGACGCGTACAAGCTGTCGAGCAACGAGAACCCGTTCGAGCCGCTCCCCTCGGTCGCCGCCGCGCTGCAGCACACCACGCCAATCAACCGCTACCCCGATGCCACGGCCACGCGGCTGCGTGAGCGGCTCGGCGCGCGGTACGCGGTCGAGCCCGACCAGGTGCACGTCGCGGCCGGGAGCGTGTCGATCCTCCACCAGCTCATCCTCGCCACCGCCTCCGTGGACGACGAGGTCGTCTACGCGTGGCGCTCCTTCGAGGCCTACCCGAGCCTGCCGCTGGTCGCCGGGGCGACCGGGGTGCCGGTGCCGCTGACCGCGGAGTCGCGTCACGATCTCGACGCGATGGCGGATGCCGTCACCGACCGCACCAGGGCGATCATCCTCTGCACGCCGAACAACCCGACCGGGCCGATCATCACCAGCGACGAGTTCGCGACCTTCGTCGAGCGCGTGCCGACCGACGTGCTGATCGTCCTCGACGAGGCCTACGCCGAGTTCGTGACGGCACCGGATGCGGTCGACGGGCTCGAGGAGCGGGTGTTCGAGCGGCATCCGAACGTGGTCGTGCTGCGCACCTTCTCGAAGGCGTACGGGCTCGCGGGTCTGCGCATCGGGTACGCGATCGGCAACGAGAAGGTCCTCGACGCGGCCCGGACGACGGGCATCCCGCTCTCGGTCACGTCGGCGGCGGAGAACGCAGCGATCGCGAGCCTCGATGCCGAGGCCGAGCTCTTCGAACGGGTCGCCGTGATCGTCGAGCGACGCACCCGCCTGCTCGAGGGGCTGCGCGCGCAGGGCTGGGACGTCCCGGACACCCAGGCGAACTTCATCTGGCTCCCCACCGGGGAGCGCACCGAGTCGGTGGCGGCCGCGTTCGTCGCGGCCGACCTGATCGTGCGTCCGTTCCCCGGCGACGGCATCCGCATCTCCGTGGGCGAGGAGGCCTCGGTCGACCGCGTTCTCGAGGTCGCCGCCCGCCTCCGCTGA
- a CDS encoding thiamine pyrophosphate-dependent dehydrogenase E1 component subunit alpha has product MTSPETELVRVLDQDGRFTPSPAAERYLPLIEAISDAELEQFYSDMVAIRAIDTQATNLQRQGQLALWPPSRGQEAAQVGSARAARAQDTIFPSYREHAVTRIRGVDPVDIIKLMRGVSHGGWDPTDPKNGNTRLYTLVLGSQVLHATGYAMGLNFDGRSGTGDPERDEAVIVYYGDGASSQGDVHEAMVFAASYQAPTVFFLQNNHWAISVPVSTQSRVPLVERSAGYGIPSIRVDGNDVLASYAVSRIALDEARGGAGPRAIEAVTYRLGAHTTSDDPTKYRGSDEEQSWALRDPIDRMRAFLENRGASAQFFADVEAEAADAAEDLRARSVELGAPTADKIFDHVYSDPHPLIAEQKAWHKRYEASFEGDGK; this is encoded by the coding sequence GTGACCTCGCCAGAGACTGAACTCGTCCGCGTCCTCGATCAGGACGGTCGCTTCACGCCCAGCCCGGCCGCCGAGCGCTATCTGCCATTGATCGAGGCGATCAGCGACGCCGAGCTCGAGCAGTTCTACAGCGACATGGTCGCCATCCGCGCGATCGACACCCAGGCGACGAACCTGCAGCGTCAGGGTCAGCTCGCCCTGTGGCCGCCGAGCCGGGGGCAGGAGGCCGCACAGGTCGGATCCGCCCGCGCCGCGCGTGCGCAGGACACGATCTTCCCGTCGTACCGGGAGCACGCGGTCACCCGCATCCGCGGCGTCGACCCCGTCGACATCATCAAGCTCATGCGCGGTGTCTCGCACGGCGGATGGGACCCCACGGATCCCAAGAACGGCAACACCCGGCTGTACACGCTCGTGCTCGGCTCGCAGGTGCTGCATGCGACCGGGTACGCGATGGGACTGAACTTCGACGGTCGCTCCGGCACCGGGGACCCCGAGCGAGACGAGGCCGTCATCGTCTACTACGGCGATGGGGCATCGAGCCAGGGCGATGTGCACGAAGCCATGGTCTTCGCCGCCAGCTACCAGGCGCCCACCGTCTTCTTCCTGCAGAACAACCACTGGGCGATCTCGGTGCCGGTGTCGACGCAGTCGCGCGTGCCGCTCGTCGAGCGCAGCGCCGGCTACGGCATCCCCAGCATCCGGGTCGACGGCAATGACGTGCTCGCCAGCTACGCGGTCTCCCGCATCGCCCTCGACGAGGCGCGGGGCGGGGCCGGACCCCGGGCGATCGAAGCCGTCACCTACCGGCTCGGTGCGCACACCACCAGCGACGACCCCACCAAGTACCGCGGCTCGGACGAGGAGCAGTCCTGGGCCCTGCGCGACCCGATCGACCGGATGCGCGCCTTCCTCGAGAACCGGGGAGCATCGGCGCAGTTCTTCGCCGACGTCGAGGCCGAGGCGGCCGATGCGGCGGAGGACCTGCGCGCCCGGAGCGTCGAGCTCGGCGCCCCGACGGCCGACAAGATCTTCGACCACGTGTACAGCGATCCGCATCCGCTCATCGCGGAGCAGAAGGCCTGGCACAAGAGGTACGAGGCATCGTTCGAAGGAGACGGCAAGTGA
- a CDS encoding alpha-ketoacid dehydrogenase subunit beta, with protein MPFSKALNAGLRKAMEDDPKVLLMGEDIGKLGGVFRVTEHLQRDFGEQRVLDTPLAESGIVGTAIGLAMVGFRPVIEIQFDGFVFPAFDQITTQLAKLTNRHEGNLSLPIVIRIPYGGHIGAVEHHQESPEAYFAHTPGLRVVSPSTPNDAYWMIQEAIASNDPVIFMEPKSRYWPKGEVDLAGSAAPLHSSRVVRTGSDVTLVGHGAMVTTLLQAAALAESEGTSCEVVDVRSLSPIDYEPILNSVRKTGRMVYAQEAQGFTSIGSEVAATVMERAFYALEAPVLRVSGYDTPFPPAKLEGTYLPDADRILEAVDRSLAY; from the coding sequence ATGCCGTTCAGCAAGGCGCTCAACGCCGGGCTGCGCAAGGCGATGGAGGATGACCCCAAGGTCCTGCTCATGGGTGAGGACATCGGCAAGCTCGGCGGCGTGTTCCGCGTCACCGAGCACCTGCAGCGCGACTTCGGCGAGCAGCGCGTGCTCGACACTCCCCTCGCCGAGTCCGGGATCGTGGGCACCGCGATCGGACTCGCGATGGTCGGGTTCCGTCCGGTGATCGAGATCCAGTTCGACGGATTCGTGTTCCCGGCGTTCGACCAGATCACGACGCAGCTCGCGAAGCTCACCAACCGTCACGAGGGAAACCTCAGCCTGCCCATCGTGATCCGCATCCCGTACGGCGGGCACATCGGTGCCGTCGAGCACCACCAGGAGAGCCCCGAGGCCTACTTCGCGCACACCCCGGGTCTGCGCGTGGTGTCGCCGTCGACCCCGAACGACGCGTACTGGATGATCCAGGAGGCCATCGCGTCGAACGATCCGGTGATCTTCATGGAGCCCAAGAGCCGCTACTGGCCCAAGGGCGAGGTCGACCTCGCCGGGTCCGCGGCGCCGCTGCACTCGTCGCGCGTGGTGCGCACCGGCTCCGACGTGACCCTCGTCGGTCATGGCGCCATGGTCACGACCCTGCTGCAGGCGGCGGCGCTCGCCGAGTCCGAGGGCACCAGCTGCGAGGTCGTCGACGTCCGCTCGCTGTCGCCCATCGACTACGAGCCCATCCTCAACTCGGTGCGCAAGACCGGTCGCATGGTCTACGCGCAGGAGGCGCAGGGCTTCACCAGCATCGGCAGCGAGGTGGCGGCGACCGTCATGGAGCGCGCCTTCTACGCCCTCGAGGCACCGGTGCTGCGCGTCTCGGGGTACGACACCCCGTTCCCACCCGCGAAGCTCGAGGGCACCTACCTCCCGGATGCCGACCGCATCCTCGAGGCCGTCGACCGCTCGCTGGCCTACTGA
- a CDS encoding dihydrolipoamide acetyltransferase family protein, giving the protein MSTQNFTLPDVGEGLTEAEIVTWKVAPGDTVAINDVICEIETAKSLVELPSPHAGVVGELLAAEGETVEVGAPIITFVTDARDDAGPGVVATAEAPAPEEGGGSVLVGYGTGGGATSRRKRPAERPVRSSVGVIAKPPIRKLARDLGVDLTTVTPTGADGEVTRDDVVTHAQQASVFRNIETPEWGAVREETVPAPQSAPSGLARGLSPAAPAATASDDRTESIPVKGVRKATSSAMVQSAYSAPHVTVWKEIDASRTMELVKRLKASPDYTDIRVSPLLIMARAVIWAARRTPMVNAAWVETEGGAEISVRHYVNLGIAAATPRGLLVPNIKDAQDLSMKDLARALNRLTLTAREGKTSPADQQGGTITITNIGVFGMDAGTPIINPGEAGIVAMGTISQKPWVVDGEVRPRWVTTVAGSFDHRVIDGDGMSRFIADVASVLEEPALLVE; this is encoded by the coding sequence ATGAGCACGCAGAACTTCACCCTTCCCGATGTCGGCGAGGGGCTGACCGAGGCCGAGATCGTGACGTGGAAGGTCGCACCCGGTGACACGGTCGCCATCAACGACGTCATCTGCGAGATCGAGACGGCCAAGTCGCTCGTCGAGCTGCCCTCACCGCATGCCGGTGTCGTCGGCGAGCTGCTCGCGGCCGAGGGCGAGACGGTCGAGGTCGGCGCCCCGATCATCACCTTCGTGACGGATGCCCGTGACGACGCCGGTCCCGGCGTGGTCGCGACCGCCGAGGCGCCCGCGCCCGAAGAGGGCGGCGGGTCGGTCCTCGTCGGCTACGGCACCGGCGGCGGCGCGACCTCTCGTCGCAAGCGTCCGGCGGAGCGTCCGGTGCGCTCGTCCGTCGGCGTCATCGCGAAGCCTCCGATCCGCAAGCTCGCCCGCGACCTCGGCGTCGATCTCACGACGGTGACCCCGACCGGCGCCGACGGCGAGGTCACCCGCGACGACGTGGTCACCCACGCCCAGCAGGCCAGTGTGTTCCGCAACATCGAGACGCCCGAGTGGGGTGCCGTGCGCGAGGAGACGGTGCCCGCGCCGCAGAGCGCACCCTCGGGCCTCGCCCGGGGTCTGTCGCCGGCCGCTCCGGCAGCGACCGCGTCCGACGACCGCACCGAGTCGATCCCGGTCAAGGGTGTGCGCAAGGCCACCTCGTCGGCGATGGTGCAGAGCGCCTACTCCGCCCCGCACGTGACCGTGTGGAAGGAGATCGACGCGAGCCGCACGATGGAGCTCGTCAAGCGCCTCAAGGCCTCGCCGGACTACACCGACATCCGCGTCTCGCCGCTGCTCATCATGGCTCGCGCGGTCATCTGGGCGGCCCGCCGCACCCCGATGGTGAACGCGGCCTGGGTGGAGACCGAGGGCGGGGCCGAGATCTCGGTGCGCCACTACGTGAACCTCGGCATCGCGGCGGCCACGCCCCGCGGCCTGCTCGTGCCGAACATCAAGGACGCGCAGGACCTCAGCATGAAGGACCTCGCCCGGGCCCTGAACCGCCTCACCCTGACGGCGCGCGAGGGCAAGACCAGCCCCGCCGACCAGCAGGGCGGCACGATCACGATCACCAACATCGGTGTGTTCGGGATGGATGCCGGCACGCCCATCATCAACCCCGGCGAGGCCGGCATCGTGGCCATGGGCACGATCAGCCAGAAGCCGTGGGTCGTCGACGGCGAGGTGCGTCCCCGCTGGGTCACCACGGTCGCCGGATCCTTTGACCACCGCGTGATCGACGGCGACGGCATGAGCCGCTTCATCGCCGACGTGGCATCGGTGCTCGAGGAGCCCGCACTGCTCGTGGAGTGA
- a CDS encoding ABC transporter permease codes for MSGRPVRRRLLNEAMAGVVQRSSRSGMTIVGIAIGVASFVAVLGVTASANGQISDEFLKVEATQITVTPRSGGTGTELLFAADADSRVSQIDGVTATGRWWNVPGVTISANPPSIDPGSSQPPLLAVTPGYFDLVGAEVSSGRTFDDFHQDQPVAVIGEKLAGDLGIDNVADQPVVVLNNLRVTVIGVVDNTTGSSAALTSVIIPEGFAREHFTAPGQRETMVVATEVGASTVVADQLAVALNPAELTAYQIVPPPKPTVVKDRVNGSTQALFFALAGICVLVSGVGIANVSLLGVIARTREIALRRSLGALPRHIAIQFLGESAVRGLLGGLVGTALAMAAVTVIALSQQWTAVIEPWSLVAGPVMGVAIGSIAGLYPAIRATKIEPVEAFRR; via the coding sequence GTGAGCGGCCGCCCCGTGCGTCGAAGGCTGCTGAACGAGGCGATGGCCGGCGTCGTGCAGCGCTCGTCTCGGTCCGGGATGACGATTGTCGGAATCGCCATCGGTGTCGCATCCTTCGTTGCAGTTCTCGGCGTCACCGCCAGCGCGAACGGTCAGATCAGTGACGAGTTCCTGAAGGTGGAAGCCACACAGATCACTGTGACACCGCGCAGCGGCGGAACAGGCACTGAGCTTCTTTTCGCTGCAGACGCGGACAGCCGCGTGTCCCAGATCGACGGTGTCACCGCGACCGGACGCTGGTGGAACGTCCCGGGCGTCACCATCAGCGCGAACCCGCCCTCCATCGACCCAGGGTCATCGCAACCTCCCCTGTTGGCGGTAACGCCCGGCTACTTCGATCTCGTGGGCGCTGAGGTCTCGAGCGGTCGCACTTTCGATGACTTCCACCAAGACCAACCCGTCGCCGTCATCGGAGAGAAGCTCGCCGGTGACCTCGGCATCGACAACGTCGCCGACCAACCCGTGGTCGTGCTCAACAACCTTCGAGTCACCGTCATCGGAGTTGTTGACAACACGACTGGTTCTAGTGCCGCCCTGACGAGCGTCATCATCCCGGAGGGGTTCGCCCGCGAGCACTTCACCGCCCCAGGGCAGCGGGAGACGATGGTCGTTGCCACCGAGGTGGGAGCATCGACGGTGGTCGCCGACCAACTCGCTGTGGCCTTGAACCCTGCGGAACTCACCGCGTACCAGATCGTTCCGCCGCCGAAGCCGACGGTCGTCAAGGACAGGGTCAACGGATCGACCCAGGCGCTTTTCTTCGCGCTAGCGGGAATCTGCGTACTCGTCAGTGGCGTCGGAATCGCGAATGTCTCCCTACTGGGGGTCATCGCTCGCACCCGCGAGATCGCCCTTCGACGCTCACTCGGCGCCCTACCGAGACACATCGCGATCCAGTTCTTGGGCGAGTCGGCCGTGCGCGGGCTACTCGGTGGCTTGGTCGGAACGGCCCTGGCGATGGCCGCAGTGACTGTCATCGCGTTGAGCCAACAGTGGACAGCGGTCATAGAGCCATGGTCACTCGTCGCTGGGCCAGTGATGGGCGTGGCTATCGGGTCTATCGCCGGGTTGTATCCAGCGATCCGCGCTACGAAGATCGAACCCGTTGAAGCGTTCCGCCGGTGA
- a CDS encoding ABC transporter ATP-binding protein, with protein MTAVVELREVSRVYAGPPEVHALATSSVTIDEGDFVTIVGPSGSGKSTLLNILGLLDKPTAGTYTLRGQDVTLLSENDRARVRGTDIGFVFQSFHLLEQRTCLENVMLSDLYNGTSERESRSRALEALEAVGLGSFERRLPTELSGGQQQRVAIARALAANPAVLLCDEPTGNLDSVTANAILALFDELNDAGRTVVLITHDAEVARHGNRTLHMLDGTLGEKS; from the coding sequence ATGACGGCTGTTGTCGAGTTGCGTGAGGTGTCTCGTGTCTACGCCGGACCGCCCGAGGTGCACGCTCTAGCAACGTCCTCGGTCACCATCGACGAGGGCGACTTCGTGACCATCGTGGGCCCATCCGGGTCAGGGAAGTCCACGCTTCTGAACATCCTGGGACTGCTCGACAAACCCACGGCGGGAACCTACACACTGAGAGGTCAGGACGTCACGCTTCTTTCGGAGAACGACAGGGCGCGTGTACGAGGCACCGACATCGGATTCGTCTTCCAGTCTTTTCACCTGCTCGAGCAGCGCACATGCCTGGAGAACGTGATGCTCAGCGACCTGTACAACGGAACGTCTGAACGTGAATCTCGCAGTCGGGCGTTGGAGGCTCTGGAAGCGGTGGGTCTCGGTTCGTTCGAACGTCGGCTACCCACAGAGCTATCCGGCGGACAACAACAGCGAGTCGCCATCGCCAGAGCGTTGGCCGCCAATCCCGCGGTGCTTCTGTGCGACGAGCCAACAGGAAACCTCGACAGCGTCACGGCTAACGCCATTCTCGCGTTGTTCGATGAGCTCAACGATGCGGGGCGAACCGTCGTGCTGATCACTCACGACGCTGAGGTCGCGCGTCACGGGAACCGAACGCTACACATGCTCGACGGCACGCTAGGTGAGAAGTCGTGA
- a CDS encoding efflux RND transporter periplasmic adaptor subunit has protein sequence MGVLLLATALVSAAIGGAAGFFVRSPAQVAADAAPPSPSELTVAVEEGTIADPILLPGVVALGSVTELTPAGAGVVTELPVAIGAQFSAGTVIAEVNDRPVIYLQGAIPLLRDLRPGDKGQDVRRLQEALRPWLKGEPDGTWGAGTTNALRALYKAVGYEVPAESAALQSELVFGPVATATALSIKSPLGGGVESPLIRATTSDPTVTAEVTDAMSQLLAVGDRVSVTGSAIGGAQEGTITAVGGLVSGEDGISRATVVIQPDAALSAGAIDGKVEITVQASAEAETGLLVPLSAVRSNATGGTYVLVRDGDDTHRVTVTVDDTGGGQARVTASEGDLDVGDLVVVGVK, from the coding sequence GTGGGAGTCCTCCTGCTGGCGACCGCTCTCGTGTCGGCAGCCATCGGGGGCGCAGCCGGCTTCTTTGTGAGATCGCCCGCGCAAGTCGCTGCCGATGCGGCACCCCCGTCGCCCAGTGAGCTGACTGTTGCGGTCGAGGAGGGCACCATTGCGGATCCGATCCTGCTGCCTGGCGTCGTTGCTCTCGGTAGCGTCACAGAACTCACTCCGGCCGGCGCTGGCGTCGTGACAGAGCTCCCCGTCGCCATTGGTGCGCAATTCAGCGCAGGCACGGTCATCGCAGAGGTGAACGACAGGCCCGTCATCTACCTGCAGGGAGCGATTCCGCTGCTGCGCGACCTGCGCCCGGGCGACAAGGGGCAGGATGTTCGCCGCCTCCAGGAAGCACTGCGTCCTTGGCTGAAAGGCGAGCCCGACGGGACGTGGGGTGCAGGTACGACCAACGCGCTACGCGCTCTCTACAAGGCCGTGGGGTACGAGGTTCCTGCGGAGAGCGCCGCTCTCCAGTCCGAGCTCGTCTTCGGTCCGGTCGCCACCGCGACGGCGCTCAGCATCAAATCCCCGCTCGGCGGTGGTGTCGAGAGCCCACTGATTCGAGCGACGACGTCTGATCCGACGGTGACCGCGGAAGTCACGGATGCGATGTCGCAGCTTCTCGCCGTCGGCGACCGCGTGTCTGTGACCGGGAGTGCCATTGGAGGCGCACAGGAGGGCACCATCACAGCGGTCGGCGGGCTGGTGTCAGGAGAGGATGGGATCAGCCGCGCCACGGTCGTCATCCAACCGGACGCCGCGCTGTCAGCGGGGGCAATCGACGGCAAGGTAGAGATCACCGTTCAGGCCAGCGCGGAGGCCGAGACTGGCCTGCTCGTCCCGCTCTCCGCCGTTCGTTCGAATGCGACCGGTGGAACTTACGTGCTCGTCAGGGACGGAGACGACACCCACAGGGTGACGGTGACCGTCGACGACACGGGTGGCGGACAAGCCCGAGTGACCGCCAGCGAAGGGGACCTCGACGTCGGTGATCTGGTCGTCGTGGGCGTGAAATGA
- a CDS encoding helix-turn-helix domain-containing protein, with amino-acid sequence MSSPRLSLTDYPAADPGPQGGQIQRIVKIWQVGRQIAVAAKLDNRRNPSSLSINRTSAKSGKCGGVYVEGSREKFALSLYLSLEISYMNYLLLACLASTPRTQQRHQDRQNISPRSVNATCAGAVSSTAFEAVRVARGLTQAALASSAGVSQTAISLVEAGRGTVSKTATNAIAAALDVSAAFLQLPAP; translated from the coding sequence ATGAGTTCTCCGCGACTCTCTCTCACGGACTACCCTGCGGCAGATCCGGGGCCCCAGGGGGGCCAAATCCAGAGAATTGTGAAGATCTGGCAGGTTGGCAGGCAGATCGCGGTTGCTGCCAAGCTCGATAACCGCAGAAACCCCAGTTCACTAAGCATAAATCGAACCTCCGCCAAGTCTGGCAAGTGCGGGGGTGTCTATGTAGAGGGATCCAGAGAGAAGTTTGCCCTTTCTCTATATCTCTCTCTTGAGATCTCTTACATGAACTATCTACTACTTGCCTGCCTTGCCAGCACCCCTCGAACCCAGCAGAGACACCAAGATCGGCAGAATATTTCGCCGCGTTCGGTGAATGCCACCTGCGCTGGGGCGGTGTCCTCCACTGCATTCGAAGCCGTCCGCGTTGCTCGCGGTCTCACACAGGCCGCACTGGCTTCCAGCGCTGGCGTCTCTCAGACAGCCATATCCCTCGTTGAGGCGGGACGCGGGACCGTGTCGAAGACCGCCACCAACGCCATAGCCGCCGCCCTCGACGTGTCCGCCGCGTTCCTGCAACTCCCAGCCCCATAA
- a CDS encoding DMT family transporter, producing MPRHPSRDVLVDVLLVAVAAVWGASFVAAKSLALEAGVASAVALRFLVAAVALGVICAVRRERMPRGRGLAVAIALGFSQAAIIGLETWGVHLTSATNAGLLISLALILTPVLESVAARSWLPRSYFVAAVAAVVGVALLVSDGGLRMPTAGDALVIAAAVVRALHVTASARLTRNRRDSTLAVVLVQLVVCAATASLVAGAELPAAVARLDRSGWANVLFLGLMCSVFAFVVQLWAVRRTSATRASILMGTEPVWALLVGMLLGGESVGTVGLLGAALIVAASYAGQAIERRHRHRALEAAIT from the coding sequence GTGCCTCGTCATCCCTCTCGTGATGTGCTCGTCGACGTCCTGCTCGTCGCCGTGGCGGCGGTGTGGGGTGCGAGCTTCGTCGCGGCCAAGAGTCTCGCGCTCGAGGCCGGCGTCGCCTCGGCTGTGGCACTCCGGTTCCTCGTCGCGGCTGTGGCTCTCGGCGTGATCTGCGCGGTGCGCCGGGAGCGGATGCCGCGTGGTCGCGGGCTCGCCGTCGCCATCGCCCTCGGCTTCTCTCAGGCCGCCATCATCGGACTCGAGACCTGGGGCGTCCATCTCACGTCGGCGACCAATGCCGGCCTGCTCATCAGCCTCGCGCTCATCCTCACCCCCGTGCTCGAGAGTGTCGCTGCGCGCTCGTGGCTTCCGCGCTCGTACTTCGTCGCCGCGGTCGCCGCCGTGGTGGGGGTGGCCCTTCTCGTATCCGACGGCGGCCTGCGGATGCCGACGGCGGGCGACGCCCTGGTGATCGCGGCGGCGGTCGTGCGCGCGCTGCACGTGACAGCGAGCGCCCGGCTCACCCGCAACCGCCGAGACAGCACGCTCGCCGTCGTCCTGGTGCAGCTCGTCGTCTGCGCGGCGACGGCCTCGCTGGTCGCAGGAGCGGAGCTGCCCGCGGCGGTCGCGCGACTCGACAGATCGGGGTGGGCGAACGTCCTGTTCCTCGGGCTGATGTGCTCGGTGTTCGCGTTCGTCGTTCAGCTCTGGGCGGTGCGGCGCACCTCGGCGACGCGCGCCAGCATCCTCATGGGCACCGAGCCGGTCTGGGCGCTCCTGGTCGGAATGCTGCTCGGCGGCGAGAGCGTGGGCACCGTCGGCCTGCTCGGTGCCGCGCTCATCGTCGCCGCGTCCTACGCCGGTCAGGCGATCGAGCGCCGCCACCGGCACCGCGCGCTCGAAGCCGCGATCACCTGA